A window of Alphaproteobacteria bacterium contains these coding sequences:
- a CDS encoding AMP-binding protein produces the protein MHPGIHAESDPDKPALIMAGTGHTVTFGDFEALSRRCAQLFRSRGLRPGNAIAMCLENQPWFLPLCWGAHRAGLTYTCLATHLGSDEAAYIVSDCGASLYVGSAAKADVAKALHATSPGPRYWLMLDGASDGFESLEAAVEGQSAEPLADESEGADMLYSSGTTGRPKGVEVMLSGDPLGTVDPRWEALGALYGMAPESVYLSPAPLYHAAPLRFCLGFLRRGATLVIMERFDAEEALATIARYKVSHSQWVPTMFVRMLKLPPETRAAYDLSSLKIAIHAAAPCPIPVKEQMIDWWGPILHEYYAGTEGNGITVIDSAAWLEHKGSVGRSAAGEVHICDEDGNELSAGETGVVYFGGGNDFAYHNDPEKTARAHHAEGWTTLGDVGHVDDEGYLYLTDRLAHTIISGGVNIYPQEVENLLVTHPSVLDAAVFGIPHAELGEQVHAVVQLVSGATASKAELLAFCRDHLSHVKCPHSLDFSKELPRQPNGKLYKRLLKEPYWR, from the coding sequence ATGCATCCGGGCATACATGCCGAGAGCGATCCCGACAAGCCGGCGTTGATCATGGCAGGGACGGGGCACACCGTGACTTTCGGCGATTTCGAGGCACTGTCACGGCGCTGCGCCCAACTTTTTCGTAGCCGCGGTTTGCGTCCTGGCAACGCCATCGCAATGTGTTTGGAGAACCAGCCCTGGTTTCTCCCGCTCTGCTGGGGCGCCCACCGCGCCGGGCTGACCTATACCTGCCTCGCCACGCATCTCGGCAGCGACGAAGCGGCGTATATCGTCAGCGATTGCGGCGCCAGTCTGTATGTCGGGTCCGCCGCCAAGGCCGATGTTGCGAAGGCCCTTCACGCCACCTCACCAGGACCCCGGTACTGGCTGATGCTTGACGGCGCAAGCGACGGGTTCGAGTCACTCGAGGCGGCGGTCGAGGGACAGTCCGCCGAGCCCCTCGCCGATGAGAGCGAGGGCGCCGACATGCTCTACTCGTCGGGCACAACGGGGCGGCCCAAAGGAGTGGAGGTGATGCTCTCGGGCGATCCTCTTGGTACCGTCGATCCGCGCTGGGAGGCTCTTGGTGCGCTTTACGGCATGGCGCCGGAATCGGTTTATCTCTCACCGGCACCGCTCTATCACGCAGCGCCGTTGCGCTTTTGTCTCGGCTTCCTGCGCCGTGGCGCGACGCTGGTGATCATGGAGCGCTTCGATGCGGAAGAGGCGCTTGCCACCATCGCCCGCTACAAGGTCAGCCACAGCCAGTGGGTGCCAACCATGTTCGTGCGCATGCTTAAGCTCCCTCCGGAAACGCGCGCGGCCTACGACCTCTCAAGCCTCAAGATCGCCATTCATGCCGCCGCCCCCTGCCCGATCCCCGTGAAGGAGCAGATGATCGACTGGTGGGGGCCGATCCTGCACGAATATTATGCCGGCACCGAGGGCAACGGCATCACCGTCATCGACAGCGCCGCCTGGCTCGAGCACAAGGGTTCGGTCGGGCGCTCGGCGGCCGGTGAGGTACACATCTGCGACGAGGACGGCAACGAGCTGTCGGCAGGCGAGACGGGCGTGGTTTATTTCGGCGGCGGCAATGACTTCGCCTATCACAACGACCCCGAGAAGACCGCCCGCGCCCACCATGCCGAGGGCTGGACGACGCTCGGCGATGTCGGGCATGTGGATGACGAGGGTTATCTCTATCTCACTGACCGCCTTGCCCACACCATCATCTCAGGCGGCGTCAACATTTACCCTCAGGAGGTAGAGAACCTGCTGGTGACCCACCCGTCGGTGCTGGATGCCGCGGTCTTCGGCATTCCCCATGCCGAGCTCGGCGAGCAGGTGCATGCGGTGGTGCAGCTCGTGTCCGGTGCCACGGCATCCAAGGCCGAGTTGCTAGCCTTCTGCCGCGATCATCTCTCGCATGTGAAATGTCCGCATAGCCTAGACTTCAGCAAGGAATTGCCGCGTCAGCCCAACGGCAAGCTATACAAGCGCCTGCTCAAAGAGCCTTACTGGCGCTAG
- a CDS encoding paraquat-inducible protein A, translated as MASSSTGADRWMGVWLGLSALLVCAGLFLPAVTVRRLFLSEEYSLAEGVYSFLVAGDWFLFLVTFAFTIVFPISKVGVCLALWFLSPRGSQRSVKFAGTLASLSKWSMLDVFVIALMVLVVDGRLLDSADIHVGVVAFTGGVLLSAWGARRIGILHGAGALFDQTRSFDGPDRHAG; from the coding sequence TTGGCGAGCAGCAGCACGGGCGCCGATCGCTGGATGGGTGTGTGGCTTGGGCTGTCGGCGCTGTTGGTCTGTGCCGGGCTATTCCTGCCGGCCGTGACCGTGCGCCGGCTGTTCCTGTCCGAGGAATATTCGCTGGCCGAGGGCGTCTACAGCTTTCTTGTGGCCGGGGACTGGTTCCTGTTTCTCGTCACTTTTGCCTTCACCATCGTTTTTCCCATCAGTAAGGTCGGTGTCTGCTTAGCCCTGTGGTTTCTGAGCCCGCGTGGTAGCCAGCGCTCGGTAAAGTTCGCGGGCACTCTCGCCAGCCTGTCGAAATGGTCGATGCTGGATGTGTTCGTGATTGCGCTAATGGTACTGGTGGTTGACGGTCGTCTGCTCGATAGCGCCGACATTCATGTCGGCGTCGTGGCCTTTACCGGCGGCGTGTTACTATCCGCCTGGGGCGCCCGGCGGATCGGCATCCTGCACGGTGCTGGGGCACTTTTCGACCAAACGCGATCATTTGATGGCCCGGATCGCCATGCTGGGTAG
- a CDS encoding di-heme oxidoredictase family protein, which yields MLAGATADQRAAILAPTNHFSQAEKWETLSGGSATNRRRFGHDAFSQHSANLPFEEQANFFVGDGVFRRVWVTAPASVKTADGLGPLYNARACQRCHLKDGRGHPPAGPDDTAVSMFLRLSIPQQTSGNEKLTVVPEPTYGGQLQDLALPGYRAEGRMVISYQDVRVVLDGGKAIVLRKPTYSVADLAYGPMHPDVMLSPRVAPPMIGLGLLEAIAEVDILAHTDPDDVDGDGISGRPNRVWSAEQGKFVLGRFGWKAGQPSLAEQGASAFAGDIGISNPLVQDPWGDCTEVQTDCRTGPHGDSPKHGGFEAPSEIMEFVLFYARNLAVPARRDVDATNVLAGKRLFYVAGCTGCHTPKFATRNDYAVPALGGQLIWPYSDLLLHDMGDGLADGRPEGEASGREWRTPPLWGIGLTEAVSGHTFFLHDGRARDLTEAILWHGGEGQVARDAFAAMPKRERDAVLAFLNSL from the coding sequence GTGCTCGCTGGCGCCACTGCAGATCAAAGGGCGGCGATACTGGCTCCGACCAACCACTTCTCGCAAGCCGAGAAATGGGAGACGTTATCGGGCGGCTCGGCGACCAATCGCAGGCGCTTTGGCCATGATGCTTTTTCGCAGCACTCCGCCAACTTGCCTTTCGAAGAGCAAGCGAACTTTTTTGTTGGCGACGGCGTGTTTCGCCGTGTCTGGGTCACGGCCCCGGCGTCAGTCAAAACGGCTGACGGTTTAGGGCCGCTCTATAACGCCAGAGCTTGTCAGCGTTGTCACCTGAAGGACGGTCGCGGCCACCCGCCTGCCGGTCCCGACGACACCGCGGTTTCGATGTTTCTGCGTCTTTCAATACCACAGCAGACTTCGGGTAATGAAAAGCTGACCGTGGTCCCGGAGCCCACCTATGGCGGGCAGTTGCAGGATCTAGCCCTACCCGGGTACCGGGCGGAGGGGCGAATGGTTATTTCCTATCAGGACGTCCGCGTCGTGCTGGACGGCGGGAAAGCTATTGTCCTGCGCAAGCCCACCTACAGCGTGGCAGATCTTGCCTATGGTCCGATGCATCCTGACGTCATGCTGAGCCCGCGTGTGGCGCCGCCGATGATTGGCCTAGGGCTCCTTGAAGCCATCGCGGAAGTTGACATCCTTGCCCACACTGACCCCGACGATGTCGATGGGGACGGCATCAGCGGTCGGCCCAACCGGGTGTGGAGCGCCGAGCAGGGTAAGTTCGTTCTGGGCCGCTTCGGCTGGAAGGCCGGCCAGCCAAGCCTTGCCGAGCAGGGAGCGAGTGCGTTTGCGGGGGATATAGGCATCTCCAACCCCTTGGTGCAGGACCCCTGGGGCGACTGCACGGAGGTACAGACGGATTGCCGTACAGGCCCGCACGGCGACTCTCCAAAGCATGGTGGTTTTGAAGCCCCGTCCGAGATCATGGAGTTCGTCTTGTTCTACGCCCGCAATCTCGCAGTGCCCGCCCGACGCGATGTCGATGCGACTAATGTGCTCGCGGGCAAGCGGCTTTTCTATGTTGCTGGCTGTACTGGTTGTCATACCCCGAAGTTTGCCACTCGCAATGACTACGCGGTGCCCGCGCTTGGCGGCCAGCTTATCTGGCCTTACAGCGACCTTCTGCTGCACGATATGGGTGACGGCCTGGCGGACGGACGGCCCGAGGGTGAGGCGAGCGGGAGGGAATGGCGCACACCACCGCTGTGGGGCATAGGTCTCACCGAAGCGGTCAGTGGCCACACGTTTTTTCTGCACGATGGTCGGGCGCGCGATCTGACGGAGGCCATTCTTTGGCATGGTGGCGAAGGACAGGTGGCGCGAGATGCTTTCGCGGCAATGCCAAAACGTGAGCGGGATGCTGTGCTCGCCTTTCTAAATTCGTTGTAA
- a CDS encoding imelysin family protein, translating into MKYAVVAAAIAFALPVQAVASMEVSDILETYADIALAKYEDSHTTALELQSAVRAFLTEPSEASLKATKTAWISARVPYQQTEVYRFGNVLVDEWEGKVNAWPLDEGLIDYVHRGYGANNEENAFYTANVIANPDLVFGGHTVDATTIDQDLIHALHEVDAVEANVASGYHAIEFLIWGQDLNGTGPGAGERPWTDYSLTGCTGGNCLRRAAYLTTATDLLVADLREMVVAWGTGGKARVGLSASTMQDGLATIITGMGSLSFGELAGERIKLGLLLHDPEEEHDCFSDNTHNSHYFDEVGIQNVYLGRYQRIDGRVVEGPALSDLVKATAPEVDVEMRGKLDATIAAMEAMRQSAENGVAYDQLIADGNTAGNAVVQAAVDALLDQTTTIKKVVAVLALGDVAFEGSDSLENPEAVFQ; encoded by the coding sequence ATGAAATACGCTGTTGTAGCCGCCGCCATTGCATTTGCGTTACCCGTTCAGGCAGTGGCGTCGATGGAGGTTAGCGATATCCTGGAAACCTACGCAGATATCGCATTGGCGAAATACGAGGATTCCCATACAACCGCGCTGGAACTACAGTCGGCCGTCCGCGCCTTTTTGACGGAGCCGAGCGAGGCGAGTTTAAAGGCGACGAAGACGGCCTGGATTTCGGCACGTGTCCCCTACCAACAAACCGAAGTCTACCGCTTCGGGAATGTTCTCGTCGATGAATGGGAAGGCAAGGTAAACGCCTGGCCATTAGACGAAGGTTTGATCGACTACGTTCACAGGGGGTATGGCGCGAACAATGAGGAAAACGCCTTTTACACCGCCAATGTTATTGCCAACCCCGACCTGGTGTTTGGGGGTCATACCGTCGATGCTACGACGATCGATCAAGACCTTATCCACGCCTTGCACGAGGTCGATGCGGTTGAAGCCAACGTCGCCAGCGGCTATCACGCTATCGAGTTTCTGATTTGGGGACAGGACCTGAACGGCACCGGCCCAGGCGCCGGTGAGCGACCCTGGACCGACTATTCACTTACCGGTTGCACTGGCGGAAACTGCCTGCGTCGAGCGGCCTATCTGACCACTGCGACCGACCTGCTCGTTGCGGATCTGCGAGAAATGGTTGTCGCGTGGGGTACGGGCGGTAAAGCACGGGTCGGGTTGAGCGCTAGCACCATGCAAGATGGCCTGGCAACAATCATCACGGGCATGGGCAGTCTGTCTTTCGGCGAGTTAGCCGGAGAGCGTATAAAGCTGGGTCTTTTGCTCCACGATCCCGAGGAAGAACATGACTGCTTCTCGGACAACACCCACAATTCCCATTATTTTGATGAGGTTGGCATCCAAAATGTATATCTTGGTCGCTACCAGCGCATCGACGGACGGGTTGTTGAGGGGCCGGCCCTAAGCGATCTTGTCAAAGCGACTGCACCCGAGGTCGATGTCGAGATGCGCGGTAAACTGGACGCCACCATTGCTGCTATGGAGGCTATGCGGCAGTCGGCGGAGAATGGTGTGGCCTACGATCAGCTTATCGCAGATGGGAATACGGCGGGTAATGCCGTGGTCCAAGCTGCCGTCGACGCGCTTCTCGATCAGACCACGACGATTAAGAAAGTCGTGGCCGTACTAGCATTAGGTGACGTGGCATTCGAGGGCTCGGATAGCCTGGAAAACCCGGAGGCGGTTTTCCAATAA
- a CDS encoding carbohydrate porin, with amino-acid sequence MPQKPSHASFCSRKIPTKPSTVFLRLTNVSGLRIAVTGLVLAAFSMPHALAGCFADSADCAGLTFDAAYTGELWANTRGGLARGEEYIDNLGINVEVDANETLGIEGGTLLLHVVGNNGAALTGDLVGDAQTVSNIEAETALRLYEGWYEQAFWQDLISLKVGLYDLNSEFDALETASLFINGAHGIGLAFSQTGQGGPSLFPNTAFGGRLRVNLTDEVSWLSVVLDGVPGDQANTHKTHISFDNGDGALITNEIDYEGDDGLKLGVGVFHYTDGFDDQVDTNADGAAVRRSDNTGFYLLGETLAYRETSDTDEGLRLFARYGFANEDINQFKHYVGAGLVYTGLFDGRDEDQAGFGVGVGINGDPFKTANAVTEDEEIDFELTYRAQITPWLALQPDVQYVVNPGAGANGALDNALVVGLRFEITPFQ; translated from the coding sequence ATGCCCCAGAAACCATCCCACGCATCGTTTTGCTCGCGCAAAATCCCGACTAAACCTTCTACCGTCTTTTTGCGACTCACGAACGTTTCCGGATTACGGATTGCCGTGACTGGTCTGGTCCTCGCAGCATTCTCCATGCCGCACGCGCTGGCTGGATGTTTCGCAGACTCCGCCGACTGTGCGGGTTTAACGTTTGATGCCGCCTACACGGGAGAGTTGTGGGCAAATACGCGTGGAGGGTTGGCGCGCGGCGAGGAATACATCGACAATCTCGGTATAAACGTTGAGGTCGACGCGAATGAAACCCTCGGCATCGAGGGCGGTACACTTCTTCTACACGTGGTGGGCAACAATGGCGCCGCCCTCACAGGAGACCTCGTTGGTGATGCTCAGACCGTTAGCAACATTGAAGCGGAAACAGCGCTGCGTCTGTATGAGGGTTGGTATGAGCAAGCTTTTTGGCAGGATCTTATTTCGCTAAAGGTGGGGCTCTATGACCTTAATTCCGAGTTTGACGCGCTGGAGACCGCCAGCCTGTTCATCAACGGTGCGCACGGTATCGGTTTGGCCTTTTCGCAAACTGGCCAGGGTGGCCCATCGCTCTTTCCCAATACGGCGTTCGGCGGTCGTCTGCGGGTCAACCTCACCGACGAGGTCTCGTGGCTGAGTGTTGTTCTGGATGGCGTGCCCGGCGATCAAGCCAACACGCACAAAACCCACATCAGTTTCGACAATGGCGATGGCGCACTCATTACCAACGAAATCGACTATGAGGGTGATGATGGCCTGAAGTTGGGTGTGGGAGTCTTCCATTACACCGACGGATTCGACGACCAAGTCGACACGAACGCTGACGGAGCCGCAGTCAGGCGCAGTGACAATACAGGGTTTTATCTTCTTGGCGAAACGCTCGCTTATCGCGAAACCAGCGATACGGATGAGGGTCTCCGCCTATTCGCCCGTTACGGCTTTGCGAATGAAGATATCAACCAGTTCAAACACTATGTAGGTGCGGGCTTAGTCTACACAGGACTATTCGATGGGCGCGACGAGGACCAAGCGGGCTTCGGTGTCGGCGTGGGAATCAACGGTGACCCGTTCAAGACTGCCAATGCTGTCACGGAAGATGAGGAAATCGATTTTGAGTTGACGTATCGCGCCCAAATCACGCCGTGGCTAGCTTTGCAGCCGGACGTTCAATACGTAGTCAATCCCGGTGCGGGCGCTAACGGTGCTCTCGACAATGCATTGGTTGTGGGATTGCGTTTCGAGATTACACCCTTCCAATAG
- a CDS encoding MFS transporter, translating into MSGFAAIAATLSESNYRRYVLGNAVSLTGTWVQRLAIGWLTWELTGSGAWLGIIAFADLAPAMLVGPLGGALADRGNRLGLLRLGQSLLMLQALMLCGLTATGIIDRWSLLVVVLLGGAVIGINQPARLALVSSLVSRQNLSTAIAINSVVFNLARFLGPAIAGALIVAGGTAVAFAANAVSFLAFLVALHGLRAVLPESPPRRSSGGLLGNVADGFRYAAGHRGIAMLLIMMAILSIAVRPFIELMPGFAAAVLEGGAGTLALLSSTIGIGAVAGGIWLAQRGGSEGLTRIVLVGTTMAGVTVLGFALSRSLWTALPCVALTGFFLVTCGVGVQTLLQTAVDGSMRGRVLSLYGLLFRGGPALGALAMGAASEIAGLAAPLVAGCLASTAITLLAWRRLAHASLTLEGSG; encoded by the coding sequence ATGAGCGGGTTTGCCGCAATCGCCGCCACATTGAGCGAATCAAACTACCGCCGCTACGTGCTCGGCAACGCCGTCTCGCTGACCGGGACCTGGGTGCAGCGGCTCGCCATAGGCTGGTTGACCTGGGAGTTGACGGGCTCGGGCGCCTGGCTTGGCATCATCGCCTTCGCGGATCTTGCGCCGGCAATGCTGGTTGGCCCGCTCGGCGGCGCGCTCGCAGACCGCGGCAACCGACTTGGCCTGCTACGCCTCGGCCAATCGCTGCTGATGTTGCAGGCGCTTATGCTCTGCGGCTTGACCGCAACCGGCATTATCGATCGCTGGTCGCTGCTGGTCGTGGTCCTGCTCGGCGGGGCGGTGATCGGTATCAACCAGCCGGCCAGGCTGGCCCTGGTATCCAGCCTGGTCTCGCGGCAGAACTTATCGACGGCTATCGCCATCAACTCGGTTGTTTTCAACTTGGCACGCTTTCTCGGGCCTGCCATCGCCGGAGCGCTGATCGTGGCCGGCGGAACGGCGGTCGCCTTCGCTGCCAATGCGGTAAGCTTCCTCGCCTTTCTCGTGGCTCTACACGGCTTGCGGGCAGTCCTTCCTGAATCGCCACCCCGGCGCAGCAGTGGCGGCCTGCTCGGGAACGTCGCCGACGGCTTCCGCTATGCCGCCGGGCATCGCGGCATCGCCATGCTGCTCATCATGATGGCAATCCTATCGATAGCCGTTCGCCCCTTCATCGAGCTGATGCCAGGCTTCGCCGCCGCCGTCCTGGAGGGTGGGGCCGGGACCCTAGCCCTGCTCAGCTCGACGATAGGGATCGGCGCCGTCGCGGGCGGGATTTGGCTTGCCCAGCGGGGCGGCTCGGAAGGTCTTACGCGGATCGTACTCGTTGGCACCACCATGGCCGGCGTCACCGTGCTTGGCTTTGCCCTCAGTCGCAGCCTATGGACCGCACTGCCTTGCGTGGCACTGACCGGCTTCTTCTTGGTCACCTGTGGCGTCGGTGTGCAGACGCTGCTGCAAACCGCCGTGGACGGCAGTATGCGTGGGCGCGTGCTCAGCCTCTACGGTCTACTTTTCCGTGGCGGTCCGGCGCTCGGTGCGTTGGCCATGGGCGCAGCGTCCGAGATAGCCGGCCTGGCAGCGCCGCTAGTCGCCGGCTGCCTCGCCTCCACCGCCATCACGCTTCTGGCCTGGCGGCGCCTGGCCCACGCTTCGCTCACCCTGGAGGGAAGCGGATAG